A window of the Nibribacter ruber genome harbors these coding sequences:
- a CDS encoding chemotaxis protein CheB, which yields MKSTLLAVTPPKTDHYLVGIGASAGGLEAIHTLFDYFPNNSSFSFVIIQHLSPDHKSLMAELLSKHTQMQVREAEDNMRTRPNCVYVLPSGKQLTIEKGRLHLVNQIRNREPNFAIDVFFESLAKDMGKYAIGIILSGTGSDGTKGVKKIKSAGGMVMVQDPATAKFDGMPRSAIEAGFVDYVFSPERMPGEIIEYTRQIPLVKTLIDKNLIEEDEEVLKEILDLICTHTQTNFKNYKQATIYRRLKKRMDTLKVETLPDYLAYLHDHPAEIKQLCQEFLIGVTRFFRDQEAFDLLEQEVIPEIVANTPEEELVKVWVTACSTGEEVYSLAILFQECLERLGRPVNVKLFATDIDQRAIKQASKASYPASISKDVSPERLQKYFHLKGNRYTVKEHVRGMVVFAQHDLQKDPPFSRMDLITCRNMLIYLNPDLQQRVLSVFPYALKQNGYLLLGSSEHIGEMKTYFAERNRKWKLFQKIKDKRGVQQNYGITPQAHTFPVEHSPSYKNAQLVKYNDLFMDAVADEFKITGLYVDDNFQLLHGVGDINRFLKLPDKRLHLNLLKMVPKELAVTLSVDIRKVIKTQKPVARQVMMLLGKKSQLVHLSVRPITVEPDQPKVLLVLLQEMGKAAPSLKNLKPSLITEEDSEYFQQLTTLESELREARESLHMTVQDLSTANEELQSTNEELMSSNEELQSSNEEMQSLNEELHTVNSEHQLKIRELQELNEDLDNYIRSSNIGQLFLDHHLTIRKFTPTVKNIINIIDIDLGRPIHHLSHNLRYPNLLEDIQKVNNTSYEVEQEVETQDGRYYLLRIIPYLKHDGNKDGVVLSFVDVTTLKTLSNVVQGVLNSSLNNIMAFRAVRTGEQEITDFHWTLLNKQAEQLVGTPQAHLIGKSVMEDLSFMKKNGLFKKFARVVETGKPLHLEQHLDFNGKRAWYEIVAVKMGDGFTVTFANITDKKESEEKILMAYEDLKKAEENLILLNNQLEERVVERTKEMTESQERFKLVSKATNDVVWDWNLITNELWWSDTLESILGYSHTEMENGIDSWFNKIHEEDRQRVLKGINEAINSGKDQWIAEFKLARADGSYAYIYNRAYILHNEYQMPHRVLGSFIDLTDLKETQEKLKETNNHLLLVIEDLDNFVYTASHDLKAPILNIEALLRELRLELPEEDYEQVELHQIIQMMQGAVERFKKTIDNLTEVTKLQNEQHGVIEKIKVGELIEDIVLDMDQMFKASGVQLKIDVKQCPIISFSEKNLRSIIYNLISNSIKYRSLDQEPYIHLSCLSESGYSVLKVEDNGLGMNPAQEEQLFSMFTRFHDHVEGSGIGLYMVKKIVQNAGGKIEVSTKVGKGTTFKIYFPK from the coding sequence ATGAAAAGCACGCTCCTCGCAGTTACTCCCCCAAAAACGGACCATTACCTGGTTGGCATTGGCGCTTCTGCCGGTGGGCTGGAGGCTATCCATACGTTGTTTGACTACTTTCCCAACAACTCCAGTTTTTCGTTCGTCATTATCCAGCACCTGTCACCGGACCATAAAAGCCTCATGGCCGAGCTGTTGTCCAAGCACACCCAGATGCAGGTGCGGGAGGCCGAGGACAATATGCGCACCCGTCCCAACTGCGTGTACGTGCTGCCCAGCGGCAAACAACTCACCATAGAAAAAGGCCGGTTGCACCTGGTCAACCAAATTAGAAACCGGGAGCCCAACTTTGCCATTGACGTCTTCTTTGAGTCGCTGGCCAAGGACATGGGCAAATACGCCATTGGCATCATTCTGTCGGGCACGGGCTCAGACGGCACCAAGGGCGTCAAGAAAATCAAGTCGGCGGGAGGCATGGTCATGGTGCAGGATCCCGCCACCGCCAAGTTTGACGGCATGCCCCGCAGCGCTATTGAGGCCGGGTTTGTAGACTACGTCTTCTCCCCGGAACGAATGCCCGGTGAAATCATTGAATACACACGCCAGATACCGTTAGTGAAAACACTCATTGACAAGAACCTGATAGAGGAAGACGAAGAGGTGCTCAAAGAGATTCTGGACCTCATCTGTACGCATACCCAGACCAATTTCAAGAACTATAAACAAGCCACCATTTACCGCCGCTTGAAAAAGCGCATGGACACCTTAAAGGTAGAAACCCTGCCGGACTACTTAGCTTACCTGCATGACCACCCCGCTGAGATCAAGCAGCTGTGCCAGGAGTTTCTGATAGGCGTTACCCGTTTTTTCAGGGACCAGGAAGCGTTTGACTTGCTGGAGCAGGAGGTGATACCAGAGATTGTGGCCAATACCCCCGAAGAAGAACTGGTCAAGGTATGGGTGACGGCCTGCAGCACCGGGGAAGAGGTGTATTCCCTGGCTATTCTGTTTCAGGAGTGCTTAGAGCGCCTGGGCCGGCCCGTGAACGTGAAACTGTTCGCCACTGACATTGACCAGCGGGCCATTAAACAGGCATCCAAAGCCAGTTACCCGGCCTCCATCTCCAAAGACGTAAGCCCAGAGCGGCTGCAGAAATACTTCCACCTGAAGGGCAACCGGTACACCGTCAAAGAGCACGTGCGGGGCATGGTGGTTTTCGCGCAGCATGACCTGCAGAAAGACCCGCCGTTCAGCCGCATGGATTTGATTACATGCCGCAACATGCTCATTTACCTCAACCCAGACCTGCAGCAACGGGTGCTGTCTGTGTTCCCATACGCCTTAAAACAGAACGGCTACCTGCTGCTGGGCTCCAGTGAACACATTGGCGAGATGAAAACCTATTTTGCCGAACGCAACCGCAAATGGAAGCTCTTCCAGAAAATTAAAGACAAGCGTGGGGTGCAGCAGAACTACGGCATCACGCCGCAGGCGCACACGTTTCCGGTGGAGCACAGCCCTTCGTACAAAAACGCCCAGCTGGTCAAGTACAATGACCTGTTCATGGATGCCGTGGCAGACGAGTTCAAGATCACCGGCCTGTACGTAGACGACAACTTCCAGCTGCTGCACGGCGTGGGCGACATTAACCGGTTCTTGAAACTGCCAGACAAGCGCCTGCACCTGAACCTGCTCAAAATGGTGCCCAAGGAACTGGCCGTCACTCTGAGCGTGGACATTAGAAAAGTCATTAAGACCCAGAAGCCGGTGGCCCGCCAGGTCATGATGCTGCTGGGCAAGAAAAGCCAGCTGGTGCATTTGTCTGTTCGGCCGATTACGGTGGAACCAGATCAACCCAAGGTGCTGCTGGTGTTGCTGCAGGAAATGGGCAAGGCCGCGCCTTCGCTCAAGAACCTCAAGCCCTCGCTCATCACAGAAGAAGACTCAGAGTATTTTCAGCAACTCACCACCTTGGAGAGTGAATTGCGCGAGGCCCGCGAAAGCCTGCACATGACCGTGCAGGACCTGAGCACCGCAAATGAAGAACTACAGTCTACCAATGAGGAGCTCATGTCTTCAAACGAAGAACTGCAAAGCTCCAATGAAGAGATGCAATCCCTGAACGAGGAATTGCACACCGTCAACTCTGAGCATCAGCTTAAAATCCGGGAACTGCAGGAGCTCAACGAAGACCTAGACAACTACATCAGGAGCTCCAACATAGGGCAGCTCTTCCTGGACCATCACCTCACCATCCGGAAGTTCACGCCCACGGTGAAAAACATCATCAACATCATTGACATAGACCTGGGCCGGCCTATTCATCACCTGTCCCACAATCTGCGGTACCCCAACCTGCTGGAAGACATCCAGAAGGTGAACAACACGTCTTATGAGGTGGAGCAGGAAGTAGAAACCCAGGACGGCCGGTATTACCTGCTGCGCATCATCCCCTACCTCAAGCATGACGGTAACAAAGACGGCGTGGTGTTGAGTTTTGTAGACGTGACTACGCTCAAGACCTTAAGCAACGTGGTGCAGGGCGTGCTCAACAGCTCGCTCAACAACATCATGGCGTTCAGGGCAGTGCGCACGGGTGAACAGGAGATTACAGACTTCCATTGGACGCTTCTGAACAAGCAGGCCGAGCAACTGGTGGGCACTCCGCAGGCTCACTTGATAGGCAAGAGCGTGATGGAAGACCTGTCTTTCATGAAGAAAAACGGACTGTTCAAGAAGTTTGCGCGCGTGGTGGAAACCGGCAAGCCCCTGCACCTGGAGCAGCACCTGGACTTCAACGGGAAACGTGCTTGGTATGAGATTGTGGCTGTGAAAATGGGCGATGGCTTCACCGTGACCTTTGCCAACATCACAGATAAAAAGGAAAGCGAGGAAAAGATTCTGATGGCCTACGAGGATCTCAAGAAAGCCGAGGAGAACCTCATCTTGCTCAACAACCAGTTAGAGGAGCGTGTGGTGGAGCGCACCAAAGAGATGACCGAAAGCCAGGAGCGTTTCAAGCTGGTTTCCAAGGCCACCAATGACGTGGTCTGGGACTGGAACCTGATCACCAATGAGCTCTGGTGGAGTGACACCTTGGAGTCCATTCTGGGTTACAGCCACACTGAAATGGAGAACGGCATTGACTCCTGGTTCAATAAAATTCACGAAGAAGACCGCCAGCGCGTACTAAAAGGCATTAATGAGGCCATCAACTCAGGCAAGGACCAGTGGATTGCTGAATTTAAACTGGCCCGTGCCGACGGTTCTTACGCCTACATTTACAACCGCGCCTACATTCTGCACAACGAGTACCAGATGCCGCACCGCGTGCTTGGTTCTTTCATTGACCTCACCGACCTGAAGGAAACCCAGGAGAAACTCAAGGAAACCAACAACCATCTGCTGCTGGTCATAGAAGACCTGGACAACTTCGTGTACACGGCGTCGCATGACCTCAAGGCCCCCATCCTGAACATTGAGGCGCTGCTACGGGAACTACGCCTGGAACTGCCCGAAGAAGATTACGAACAGGTAGAATTGCACCAGATCATTCAGATGATGCAGGGAGCGGTGGAGCGTTTCAAAAAGACCATTGACAACCTCACTGAAGTGACCAAGCTCCAGAACGAGCAGCATGGCGTCATTGAGAAAATCAAGGTGGGTGAGTTGATTGAAGACATCGTTCTGGACATGGACCAGATGTTCAAGGCCTCTGGCGTGCAGTTGAAGATTGACGTTAAACAATGCCCCATCATCTCCTTCTCTGAGAAGAACCTGCGCAGCATCATTTACAACCTGATCTCCAACAGCATCAAATACCGTTCTCTGGACCAGGAGCCTTACATTCATCTGTCCTGCTTAAGTGAAAGTGGGTACAGTGTCTTAAAAGTAGAAGACAACGGCCTGGGTATGAATCCCGCGCAGGAAGAACAGCTCTTCTCCATGTTCACCCGCTTCCATGACCACGTAGAAGGCAGCGGTATTGGCCTGTACATGGTCAAGAAGATTGTGCAAAACGCTGGCGGCAAGATTGAAGTCTCCACCAAAGTAGGCAAAGGCACCACCTTCAAAATCTATTTCCCTAAGTAG
- a CDS encoding phosphatase PAP2 family protein yields MFKIPLLYLTEWVEAFFQVPYMRQLRSRYPRVFAFLHARFKTDHFYGLPLTILLVLMGVNLLLLSKLAENVVNSEATQAMDVQVSGFFFGMRSAELSLFLYAFTHLGNVYGVAAMTILAGIFFLTKRMFQHLVALLVSVMGSGLSMDLLKTYFHRDRPLDIAFYVPENSFSFPSGHSASAMALMGLLAYFCLVEVKHHRAKILLVSAGFAYTLLIGISRIYLGVHFLTDVVAGFLLGFLWVVLAIGVLEYLTIDRVKQAVTKEDVMVT; encoded by the coding sequence ATGTTTAAGATTCCCTTGTTGTACCTCACCGAGTGGGTAGAGGCGTTTTTTCAGGTGCCCTACATGCGGCAACTCAGAAGCCGCTACCCCAGGGTATTTGCATTCTTGCACGCACGTTTCAAGACCGACCATTTCTACGGGCTTCCGCTGACCATTTTATTGGTATTGATGGGCGTAAACCTGCTGCTGTTGAGTAAGCTCGCCGAAAACGTGGTCAACTCAGAAGCCACTCAGGCCATGGATGTGCAGGTGTCGGGGTTTTTCTTCGGGATGCGCAGCGCAGAGCTGAGTCTGTTCCTGTACGCGTTTACGCATTTAGGCAACGTGTACGGCGTAGCGGCCATGACAATCCTGGCGGGGATCTTCTTCCTGACCAAACGCATGTTCCAGCATTTGGTGGCCTTGCTGGTGTCTGTGATGGGGAGCGGGCTTTCCATGGATTTGCTCAAAACGTACTTTCACCGTGATAGGCCGCTAGACATTGCGTTTTACGTGCCCGAGAACTCTTTTTCTTTCCCCAGTGGGCATTCTGCCAGTGCCATGGCCCTAATGGGGTTGCTGGCGTATTTCTGTCTGGTGGAAGTTAAGCACCATCGGGCTAAAATATTGTTGGTGAGCGCGGGCTTCGCGTACACGCTCTTGATTGGCATTAGCAGGATTTACCTGGGCGTTCATTTTCTCACAGACGTGGTGGCGGGTTTCCTGCTGGGCTTCTTGTGGGTGGTGTTGGCCATTGGCGTGCTGGAGTACCTGACCATTGACCGGGTAAAACAGGCCGTCACTAAAGAAGACGTGATGGTCACATAA
- the aspA gene encoding aspartate ammonia-lyase, with product MAKTFRIEHDFLGEKEIPENAYYGVQTLRALENFNITGITNAQEPFFIKAFAYVKKAAALANRDCGVLDPTIAEAIVFACDELIAGKYQDQFLTDLIQGGAGTSVNMNVNEVIANIGLEYLGHDKGQYEYLHPNNHVNFSQSTNDTYPTAIMLCLYFKLEVYLEALSNLRKAFKRKGQEFENVLKMGRTQLQDAVPMTLGQEFNSFATTLKDDVRRLKEAQRKLTECNMGGTAIGTSINAPEEYPALCVQYLAEITGIPMVLAEDLIEASSDMGTYMHVSSMVKRNAVKISKICNDLRLLASGPRAGLNEIMLPPMQPGSSIMPGKVNPVIPEVVNQTAFYVIGADMTITMAAEAGQLQLNVMEPVIAFSLFTSLNYMTNAMNTLRTRCVDGIKANVENCQNMVMRSVGIVTSLNPILGYETSASVAKEALATGKSIHDIVVLERKLINQEKWDEIYSFQNMVHPVFINT from the coding sequence ATGGCAAAAACATTCAGAATTGAGCATGACTTTCTAGGCGAAAAGGAGATTCCAGAGAATGCATACTATGGCGTGCAGACGCTGAGGGCACTGGAAAACTTTAACATCACGGGCATTACCAATGCGCAGGAACCTTTCTTTATAAAGGCCTTTGCGTACGTGAAAAAGGCCGCCGCTCTGGCCAACCGAGACTGCGGCGTACTGGACCCAACTATTGCTGAGGCCATTGTCTTTGCCTGTGACGAACTCATTGCCGGCAAGTACCAGGACCAGTTTCTCACAGACCTGATTCAGGGTGGGGCGGGCACCTCGGTGAACATGAACGTGAATGAGGTGATTGCCAACATAGGTTTGGAGTACCTGGGCCATGACAAAGGCCAGTATGAGTACCTGCACCCCAACAACCACGTCAACTTCTCCCAGTCTACCAATGACACGTACCCCACAGCCATCATGCTGTGCCTGTACTTTAAGCTGGAAGTTTACCTGGAGGCCTTGTCAAACCTAAGAAAAGCCTTCAAGCGCAAAGGCCAGGAGTTTGAGAATGTCTTGAAAATGGGCAGAACCCAGTTGCAGGATGCCGTACCCATGACGCTGGGGCAGGAGTTCAACTCGTTTGCCACTACGCTCAAAGATGATGTGCGCCGACTGAAAGAAGCCCAGCGCAAACTCACAGAATGCAACATGGGCGGTACCGCCATTGGTACCAGCATCAATGCGCCAGAAGAGTACCCTGCTTTGTGCGTGCAGTACCTGGCAGAAATCACGGGTATTCCCATGGTGCTGGCAGAAGACTTGATTGAAGCTTCTTCAGACATGGGCACCTACATGCACGTGTCCAGCATGGTCAAGCGCAATGCCGTCAAAATCTCCAAGATCTGCAATGACCTTAGGCTGTTGGCCTCTGGGCCGCGGGCGGGCCTGAATGAGATCATGCTGCCGCCCATGCAGCCGGGTTCTTCCATCATGCCGGGCAAAGTGAACCCGGTCATCCCAGAGGTAGTGAACCAGACCGCCTTTTATGTGATTGGCGCCGACATGACCATTACCATGGCCGCCGAGGCCGGACAGTTGCAGCTCAATGTCATGGAGCCGGTCATTGCGTTCAGCCTATTCACTTCCCTCAACTACATGACCAATGCCATGAACACCCTGCGCACCAGATGCGTGGACGGCATTAAGGCCAACGTAGAGAACTGCCAGAACATGGTCATGCGCAGTGTGGGCATTGTCACTTCGCTCAATCCCATATTAGGCTATGAAACCTCAGCTTCTGTTGCCAAAGAAGCCCTGGCCACCGGCAAATCCATCCATGACATTGTGGTGCTGGAGCGCAAACTAATCAACCAGGAAAAGTGGGACGAAATCTATTCTTTCCAAAATATGGTACACCCTGTCTTTATAAATACGTAA
- a CDS encoding GAF domain-containing protein, whose product MENKQAPIGITLEKNYDSEFCGSIPLHLVNLIQPHGVLFTLSPEDLRIAQVSENAEQFLSLPVQALLGQSIEQFLPQAQLHELQSKMAPQGYQEKIPFHLTFTIQGRELPFTALVHQKQDYVLIELEENPVPAPQNSFMALYQQIKYITSLLKQAPTTQAVSQILVEEMKKLTGFDRILLYQFDPQWNGIVISQAKQEDMDDYLGLRFPASDVPKQARDLYFSNPYRLIPTRDYTPVRMNPVINPLTHKFTDLSECNLRSVATVHLEYLTNLRVQASMSLPIIIDNQLWGLVSCHHKTPKNPSYELRSAMELLSSIVSAQIAAKEKERAIELRSQLRDLHAQLLEQLYTSDSFAEGLLNGQPSLLQLLNISGAAVLYEGSIWTTGAVPSSQNLKELVYWLKRQRQERTYATDTLPLQYARSQEYKDVASGLVVLPINAEEGEYILGFRPEVIQTIAWGGDPNQAIQMEPDGKKYHPRNSFATYQETVKHTSMPWLPEELEAAEFLRGAILEKIIKEKY is encoded by the coding sequence ATGGAAAACAAACAGGCTCCAATTGGCATCACCCTTGAGAAGAACTATGACTCAGAGTTCTGCGGAAGCATTCCCTTGCACCTGGTCAATCTCATTCAGCCCCACGGAGTTCTGTTCACCTTATCACCGGAAGACTTGCGCATTGCCCAAGTAAGCGAAAATGCCGAGCAGTTCCTTTCCCTGCCGGTGCAGGCATTGCTGGGCCAGTCCATTGAGCAGTTTCTGCCCCAGGCCCAGCTACATGAACTCCAGAGCAAAATGGCCCCCCAAGGCTATCAGGAAAAAATCCCGTTTCACCTGACGTTTACCATCCAGGGGCGGGAGCTTCCGTTCACGGCACTGGTGCACCAGAAGCAGGACTATGTATTGATTGAGCTGGAGGAAAACCCGGTGCCAGCCCCGCAGAATTCGTTCATGGCGCTGTACCAGCAGATCAAATACATTACCTCTTTGCTGAAACAGGCGCCCACCACGCAGGCCGTGAGCCAGATTCTGGTGGAAGAAATGAAAAAGCTCACGGGCTTTGACCGCATTCTCCTGTACCAGTTTGACCCGCAGTGGAATGGTATTGTCATTTCCCAGGCCAAGCAAGAAGACATGGACGACTATCTGGGCCTTCGTTTTCCAGCCTCAGACGTGCCCAAGCAGGCCCGCGACCTGTACTTCAGCAACCCGTACCGGCTCATCCCCACGCGTGACTACACGCCCGTGCGCATGAACCCGGTCATCAATCCGCTTACCCACAAGTTCACAGATTTGTCTGAGTGCAACCTGCGCAGCGTGGCCACTGTGCATTTAGAGTACCTGACCAACTTGCGCGTGCAGGCCTCCATGTCTTTGCCCATCATTATTGACAACCAGCTCTGGGGCTTGGTTTCCTGCCACCACAAGACGCCCAAGAACCCCAGCTATGAGCTTAGGTCTGCCATGGAACTGCTCTCCAGCATTGTCTCTGCCCAGATTGCCGCCAAAGAAAAGGAAAGAGCCATTGAGTTGCGCTCCCAGCTCCGGGACCTGCATGCCCAGCTATTGGAGCAGCTCTACACCTCAGATTCTTTTGCCGAGGGCCTGCTCAACGGGCAGCCCAGCCTCTTGCAGCTGCTAAACATTTCTGGCGCGGCGGTGTTGTATGAAGGCAGCATCTGGACTACCGGCGCGGTGCCCTCCTCCCAGAACCTGAAGGAACTGGTGTACTGGTTAAAGCGGCAGCGGCAGGAAAGAACCTATGCCACAGATACCTTGCCCCTCCAGTATGCCCGCAGCCAAGAGTACAAAGACGTAGCCAGCGGCCTGGTGGTATTGCCCATCAATGCAGAAGAGGGAGAGTACATTCTGGGTTTCAGGCCAGAGGTGATTCAGACCATTGCCTGGGGCGGCGACCCTAACCAGGCCATCCAGATGGAGCCAGACGGGAAGAAATACCACCCCAGAAACTCCTTTGCCACCTACCAGGAAACGGTAAAGCACACCTCCATGCCCTGGCTGCCAGAAGAACTGGAGGCCGCAGAATTCCTGCGCGGCGCCATCCTGGAAAAAATCATTAAAGAGAAATACTAG
- a CDS encoding oxygenase MpaB family protein, translating to MKYFVERTSIVREIWGKGDTILFIFAGSSAEFALNKAVDWLYFTGRLPADPLGRLFSTVAYARQIVFSELEAAHQTIDRMASIHAHVEASRGQRIPDWAYRDVLFMLIDYSIRAYEVLELRLTPSEKEEVFQVFYRVGHRMGLQGLPVNFPEWEIMRNSHLQENLVYSHFTQDLYRQYRKYLGAIRYKILLEGQKLVIPARVKTLLGWQAPSLLPPLLLAYKASRIFKLDWFFKSILLPSGYLQQIKDLDQPLS from the coding sequence ATGAAATACTTTGTTGAGAGAACGTCTATAGTGCGAGAGATATGGGGCAAGGGAGATACCATCCTGTTCATCTTTGCCGGATCATCGGCGGAGTTTGCCTTGAACAAAGCCGTGGACTGGCTCTACTTTACCGGCCGGCTGCCCGCAGATCCTTTAGGCCGATTGTTCTCTACGGTGGCCTATGCCCGGCAAATCGTTTTCTCAGAGCTGGAAGCGGCGCACCAGACCATTGACCGGATGGCCTCTATTCACGCCCACGTAGAAGCCAGCCGGGGCCAGCGCATTCCAGACTGGGCCTACCGCGATGTCCTTTTCATGCTCATTGACTATTCCATACGCGCCTATGAGGTGCTGGAACTCCGGCTCACGCCCTCAGAAAAGGAAGAAGTGTTTCAGGTATTTTACCGCGTAGGCCACCGCATGGGCTTGCAAGGATTGCCGGTCAACTTCCCAGAATGGGAAATCATGCGAAACAGCCACCTGCAGGAGAACCTGGTGTACAGCCATTTTACCCAGGATCTGTACCGCCAATACAGAAAATATTTAGGAGCCATTCGGTATAAAATATTGCTGGAGGGCCAGAAACTGGTTATTCCAGCGCGGGTGAAAACCTTGCTGGGCTGGCAGGCCCCCTCCTTGCTGCCTCCTCTCCTGCTGGCCTACAAAGCTTCCAGAATATTCAAGCTAGATTGGTTTTTCAAATCCATCCTCCTGCCCTCGGGGTATCTGCAGCAGATCAAAGATTTGGACCAGCCGCTTTCCTAA
- a CDS encoding cupin domain-containing protein, producing MIKAYKLYTDATGNSKVVKGYVPDRQHLPAHQLEFKETPSPAAYDWHPAPCLQYVLTLSGQLEFTTSAAQVFLLKPGDVLLAADLTGAGHKWRLLDDTPWRRAYIRLHSLEDAGFIEDQEQDPL from the coding sequence ATGATCAAAGCCTATAAATTGTACACAGACGCCACCGGCAACTCAAAGGTGGTGAAAGGCTACGTCCCAGACCGGCAGCATTTGCCAGCCCACCAGCTGGAGTTTAAAGAGACGCCCAGCCCCGCAGCCTATGACTGGCACCCCGCGCCTTGTCTGCAGTATGTGCTCACGCTGTCGGGCCAGCTGGAATTTACCACCAGCGCCGCGCAGGTGTTCCTCCTAAAACCCGGTGATGTACTGCTGGCAGCCGATCTGACAGGAGCCGGCCATAAGTGGCGCCTCCTGGATGATACGCCCTGGCGCCGGGCCTACATCAGGTTGCATTCATTGGAAGACGCGGGCTTTATTGAAGACCAGGAACAGGATCCATTGTAA
- a CDS encoding S8 family peptidase has protein sequence MKKSSTFSAGVALALAATLGASFPSWGQNGPTTNISSFDKQLVNWYNMSPEVEQVQGTSVNRVYQELLPTRTPKRKVVVAVIDSGVDILHEDLQGRIWTNAKEIAGNGLDDDQNGYVDDVHGWGFLGNAAGQDITFETYEFVRIYRKLSPLYSHVTSVQKVPAAQQEEYKLYLSAKKAFDEELAKQQKNKQSLQEFGQVISHVEGILAQHLGKKEVTLADVKGITNASEDVLRARAWLLSRYELGYTPYSFQQALEMSDVFLNQHLNLTFDPRTLLADNPEDLQDRRYGNPNVAGPRPDHGTPVAGLIAAVRNNQKGIDGIAQEVEIMALRAVPQGDERDKDIALAIRYAVDNGAHIINMSFGKSFSPQKSMVDEAVAYAASKNVLLVHSAGNDAANNDQVPSYPTSKKSDGTLAQNWLEVGANARLLDENLCGEFSNYGKLSVDLFAPGVDIISLAPENRYNKMEGTSFSSPVVSGVAALVWSYYPELTALELKEVLLASTAQYPKQKVYLPNLASANKRKIAFASLSKSGGIVNAYQAMLLAEKKVAEKGVKN, from the coding sequence ATGAAAAAATCCTCTACGTTCTCTGCTGGTGTTGCACTGGCTTTAGCAGCCACGCTGGGCGCTTCGTTTCCCTCCTGGGGTCAGAACGGCCCTACCACCAATATCAGTAGCTTTGACAAGCAATTGGTGAACTGGTACAACATGAGCCCAGAGGTGGAGCAGGTGCAAGGCACCAGCGTGAACCGGGTGTATCAGGAGTTGCTGCCAACCCGAACGCCCAAGCGCAAAGTGGTGGTGGCCGTGATTGACAGCGGGGTGGACATTCTGCACGAAGACCTACAGGGCCGCATCTGGACCAATGCCAAAGAAATTGCCGGCAACGGCCTGGACGACGACCAGAACGGTTACGTAGACGACGTGCACGGCTGGGGTTTTCTGGGCAACGCCGCCGGCCAGGACATAACCTTTGAGACTTATGAGTTTGTAAGAATCTACCGGAAGCTCTCACCGCTGTATAGTCACGTCACCTCTGTGCAAAAAGTACCCGCCGCTCAGCAGGAGGAATACAAACTGTACCTGTCCGCCAAAAAAGCCTTTGACGAGGAACTGGCCAAACAGCAGAAAAACAAACAGTCGTTGCAGGAGTTCGGGCAGGTAATAAGCCACGTGGAAGGTATTTTGGCGCAGCACCTGGGTAAGAAAGAAGTGACCCTAGCCGATGTAAAAGGCATCACCAACGCCAGCGAAGACGTTTTGCGCGCCCGCGCCTGGCTCCTGAGCCGGTATGAGTTGGGCTACACTCCTTACTCGTTTCAACAAGCCCTGGAAATGAGCGACGTTTTCCTGAACCAGCACCTGAACCTCACCTTTGACCCACGCACCTTACTGGCAGACAACCCCGAGGACCTACAAGACCGCCGCTACGGAAATCCTAACGTAGCCGGCCCCCGCCCCGACCATGGCACTCCGGTAGCGGGCCTGATAGCGGCCGTGCGCAACAACCAGAAAGGCATAGACGGCATTGCCCAGGAAGTGGAAATCATGGCCCTGCGTGCCGTCCCCCAGGGAGACGAGCGCGACAAGGACATTGCCCTGGCCATTCGCTATGCCGTAGACAACGGAGCCCATATCATTAACATGAGCTTCGGGAAGAGCTTCTCACCCCAGAAAAGTATGGTAGACGAGGCCGTGGCCTACGCCGCCTCTAAGAACGTTTTACTAGTGCACTCGGCGGGCAATGACGCAGCCAACAATGACCAAGTGCCCAGCTATCCCACCAGCAAAAAATCTGACGGCACCTTGGCCCAGAACTGGTTGGAGGTGGGTGCCAACGCCCGGCTGTTGGATGAGAACCTGTGCGGCGAGTTCTCCAACTATGGCAAGCTGAGCGTAGACCTGTTCGCGCCGGGCGTGGACATCATCTCCCTCGCTCCAGAAAACCGCTACAACAAAATGGAAGGCACCAGCTTTTCCAGCCCGGTGGTGTCTGGCGTAGCCGCTTTGGTCTGGTCTTATTATCCAGAATTAACCGCCCTGGAGTTAAAAGAGGTGCTGCTGGCTTCTACCGCCCAATATCCTAAACAGAAAGTGTACCTGCCCAACCTGGCCTCCGCCAATAAACGCAAAATTGCCTTCGCCTCGCTCTCTAAATCTGGAGGTATTGTAAACGCCTACCAGGCCATGCTGCTGGCAGAAAAGAAAGTAGCAGAGAAAGGTGTAAAGAATTAG